The following is a genomic window from Bacteroidia bacterium.
TCCACCCGCTGGCGAGCAGTGGCGGCTTTCTGCCTTGTACCGAGTGCGACCACCTATATATCTTAAAGTTCGTTCTTTTCACTGCTTAGGGAGCATTTTGTGAAACGACTTAAAGAACTCAGTACCCGCCGCGTGCGGGAGTACGACTATTCGAAGCTGTCGAAGCATCTCGTCGTGTTCAAGACCAGGAAGAATGCCGAGATCCTCGGAACGACGAAAGACGGCATCACCACGCTCAGCGACGCCGGACGCGCATTTCTCGATGTGCTCGGTCAGGCGTTGCAGAATTTCCCGTGCATTCGTCTTCATGAACTGAACATTCGTCCCTCCGAGGTGGAGCTGGCGTTGGAGATCACGGAAGTCCGGAATCCCCGGAAAGCGCCGCCGGAGGACAGTGACGAATGGCTATACTACCGGCGCATCATGACACTGCCGGAGTTCATGGGGTATCTGAAGATGAACAGCGCGCATCGCATCAACGCGTTGTTCGGCAGGAACGGCGGCGCAGTCTGGGCGCGGCGTTATGCATCATGCGTTCTGGAGGACGAGGACGTATTGACCCGCGTGTACGCGGAGTTGCGGGAGGAGTGGAGCCATGTGGTGGTGGATCCCGCGCAGCAGACGAAGAAGGGGAAGCAGGCCTCCACCTTGGCCGATGTTCTTGCATCGGAATTCGGCGGCACGGGTGCGCTGTCCGTAAATGGACGCAAAGGGCGTGCGGTATCGGATCAGCTCGCCGGGGCGATGCTTCTCGGCCGCGTACTGCTGCTGACGGGCGCGCGGAGAGATGAAGCGGTACGCACTGCATCCAAGAAGGGCGTCGCGCGTGGGGGAGGCGCCGGTGGCATGGCGGGCAGGCGAGGCTCGGTGGTCCGGTGCCTGGGTCCGGCACGGATTTTTCTTTCCGAGTAAGCGGAAGCCGAAGAGCACATTTTTTTATCGCAAGGAGACAGGGACAGCGCCCCGGGACGACAGACGTCAGGCGGAGAGGGGAAGCTCTGTGCATTTGTCTGGATTTGGGTCCGTCTGTTGAGGGATGATGGTCGGAAATGGAGGAGTGTGGTGGTTTGGGTGGTGGTTTTGAGGGCTGGGACCTGGTGTGGCGGGGGTGTTTCCGGGTCCTGGGGAGAAATTGGGCGATACATGAATCGCCCAATTTCGGATTCGGCCGTACCCGCGTGGCGATACATGAATCGCCCAATTTCGGATTCGGCCGTACCCGCGTGGCGATACATGAATCACCCAATTCTGGTTTTCAGGATGCGCTCGGATGGCAATACATGAATCGCCCGAATCGCCTCCGAGACGCTCTCGTATCGGGTATCATCGGTCGCACAAACCCACCAGCACGCATCTTCCCTCCTCCGTCAATCCTCAACCAGAGTTCTCGATCCCCGAGTACGACTTGGCTGCCTGTCAGACACCGGTATTCTCGAATGCGCGTTGTACGCCGTCATTCGACTGAGATCCAATTTTTTCGGCGATGACTCCTGTGAGAACTATTTGGATAAGATATGGATATCTCTATCCGCGTTCCGCAGTGTTCCGTGTGCTCGCTGTCGAAAGCGCACGATTTTCTGTATCTTCCTGTGTTCCGCTCTGTTCACGAATCGAATGAGGAAACATGGATCTCACTGCCATTCAATCCGCTCTTCGCGAGGCCGGTCTCGACGGCTGGCTGTTTTACGACTTTCATAACCGCGACGCCATTGCTGCGCGAATCCTTAAAATGGATACCAGCCGCTTCGCCTCGCGCCGCTGGTTCTACTTCATTCCCGCACAGGGCGAAGCACAGAAACTTGTGCACCGCATCGAACCCTGGCGCTGCGATCATCTGCCGGGCGAAAAGCATGTGTACCTGCCCTGGCCGCAACTCCGCCAACTCCTGAAGGATATGCTCGGCGATGCAAAGAAAGTGGCCATGCAGTACTCGCCGCTCAACAATATTCCCTACGTCTCCATCGTGGATGCCGGCACCGTAGACCTTATCCGCAGCTTCGGCGTCGAAGTGGTTTCCAGCGGCGACCTTGTGGGGCGTTTCGAAGCGCATCTCTCCATGGACGACTGGGATAGCCACAAAGAAGCCGGTGAGGTCATGCAGATGGTGAAGGACGAGACCTTCCGCGAGGTCGCCCGCCGTATCAAGGCCGGCCAGCGTCCGCGCGAGGTGGAGATCCAACATTTTATGCACGATCTGATGCGTACCAACGGCATGCACTGGGAAGACGGTCCCATCGTCGCTATCAATGAGCATGCCGCTGATCCGCATTTCGAGCCGACGGAGGAGAACAGTGTGGAAATGAAGGAAGGCGATCTTCTTCTGCTCGACCTCTGGGCCAAGAAAAACAAACCGGGAGCCATTTATTACGATATCACCTGGATGGGCTACATCGGTACCGATGTGCCACAGCGTATCACGGACATTTTCAACGTCGCGCGTGACGCCCGCAATGCAGGTCTGCAGATGGTACGGGAACGCTTCGCCTCCGGGACACAGCTCGCTGGTTGGGAAGTGGACGACGCGGTGCGTAAGGTGATCGTGGACGCCGGTTACGGCGAGTATTTCGTACATCGCACCGGTCACAACATCGGCCTCGAAGTACATGGAAACGGCGGCCACATTGATAACCTGGAAACCATGGACGAGCGCCTCATCCTGCCGGGCACCTGCTTCAGCATTGAACCCGGCATTTACATGGAGCATGAGAAGCTCGGCTTCCGCACAGAAATCGATGTCTTCGTTACAGACGAGGGCGCCGTCGAAGTAACTGGTGCGATACAGGAGCACGTCATCCCCATTCTCACTCTCTCGTAACATCTCACACGATTGTGCGGGGGACGGCGGCCGGCTGTCCCCCGTTTCCTTTCACACCCTTTGATGGATGCGCCTATGTACACCTACATGTTCGTGATTCTGGCCTATCTGATCGCTCTCACGGCCTACAATTTTTACCAGGCTCGCAAGGTCAAAACGCAGGACGACATGATGGTCGCGGGCCGTAGTCTCGGCGTGACCAAAATGGTCTTCACGCTTGTCTGTACCTGGATTGGTTCGGGGACTTTCATCGCCGGAGCAGAGTACGCGTTCCGCGCGGGCTGGAGCTCCATGTGGATGCCTGCCGGTGCCTGGGCGGGGATCGCCATCATCTACTTTCTCGCCGCGAAAATCCGCACCTTCGGGCAATACACTATCGGCGATATCCTCGAGGAACGGTACGGTAAGTTCGCGCGACTCTTCGGTGCCGTCGTGCTGGTCATCGCCTTCACTACTATCGTCTCCTATCAGTTCCGTGCCGGTGGGTACATTCTCAATGTTATCACCGACGGAGCAATCAGTGTGGAAATGGGACAAGCACTCGCCGCGGCCTTCGTGATTCTGTTTACCGCTATCGGCGGCATGATCGCTGTGGCACATACGGATTTGCCAAACGGCATAATCATCGTGCTGGCATGTATTATCGCGGTACCGTTTGTGGTGGTCACCGCCGGGGGATTTGGCGCGCCCGCAGAAGTGCTTCCCGCTTCGCACATGATGCTGATATCGCCGGAGTTCGGGCAGTATCCGTTCCTGAAGGGCTTCAGTTATTTCCTGGCCACGATGTTTCTGCTGCTTGGCGTGCAAAGCATGTATCAGAAGTTCTACAGTGCCAAGACCGCAGCGGACGCAAAAAAGGCGGTGGCGTTGTGGATTGTCGGAACGATTGTGGTCGAGACCGTGGTCATTGTGATCGCGATTTATGCCGCCAGTTATTTCTGGAACGATACTTCCATCGATCCCGCCGCTATCGTGCTGCACGCAGCACGGAACATGGTGCCCGCGCCCGTGGGCTTGTTACTGCTCGGAGCGGCTGTGGTCGTGGTACTCTCCACCGGCATGAATTATCTGTTGAGTCCGTCCACGAATCTCATGCGCGATATCTATCAGCGCTTCATCAATCCCGACGCGCCGCAGCAACGCATGGTGGCGTTGCAGAAAGTCCTTATCGTCGTTCTGGGCTTCGCTGCCTTTCTGATGATTTTCATACCGACGGTGCTGAAATCAGAAATCTCCGTGCTCAAATACGCGTACTTCGCGTACACCTTGTATGGGGTCGCCATCACACCGGCGCTGCTCGCCGCTCTCGCATGGAAGCGCGCCACAAAAATGGGCGGGCTTGCAAGTATCATTTCCGGTGCGTTCATGGCCATCGTATTCGACATAGTCATCCCGTACGGTTTTCCGCAGGTGATGGTGTCGGGGGATCCGTGGGGGATTCCGAGCATCTATCCCGCGCTTTTTGTTTCCATCAGCGCGCTGGTCATTGTCAGCTACATGACACCGAAACCGGACGCGAAACTTCTGGAGAAGCTGTTTCCACAGCAGACCTGACCGTGAAACTTTCTTCTTGATCATCAACCCACAGGGGTAGGCGATGCCGCGGCAAAGCGTACCCCTGTGTCTTTTTTATGAGGATGGACCGGTAGTGATAATCCGCCTCCTGCTGTGGGACGAGAGAAGCAACGACACGGGACTCAGGCCTCTATGTGTCCCGACTGGAATTCCCGGCATCTCTCGATTCACCAACACACCTGCACGTCCGCTTCTCGCATTTGTGCATTGCGCCTCTTATATTCCAATTGACCAATTTCTGGTGATGTATGTCTGCCCTTTCCCCTTTGACCCTCGCGATGCCTTTCGCGCTTCTCGTGGTGCTGCTTGCGCCTGCGATTGATGCACAGACGGATTTCACTGATGTGGAGCGCCGAAGCGGTTATGCGCTGCGCGGTGATACTGCAGTGTTTCTCTTTGATGAAATGGTCCATGGCGAGCGTCCCGGCATCGTCAGCGTCACAGGAAGTATGCGTGCTTGGTCGCAGGACATGAACGAGAGTCCCTGGCTGCTTCACTCCGTGACCGGATCCGGACTCTGGTTGCTGCGAATGCCCGGGCGAAGCGATGCGCTTCGTGACACGGAATTTAAGTTTCGCACGGATGAAGGGAAATGGATACCGCCACCACCTGCTGCGCTGAATGTGCGGTCCGGCAATCTTGTGTTCGATCCGCAAGAGCAACGCCCGGAATATCGAGCCGAAATCGTCGCGCCCCGGCATATTCGCTTCTTTCTTCTTCGCGGAGAGGCTGAACTTCAACTGGATCCGGCCGCCTACGAGATCGAAACCGCGCAGGGACGACGCATCGCCGTGCTGTCGCTGTTCTGGACCGGACGCAACACGCTTCAGATCTATCCCGCCGAGGATCTTGACATTCGCCGTGTCCATTTCCTCCGGGTGAATAGCAAAGGCCTCCGCCTGCTTTGTTCCTTCGACGGCTGGCTGCGCCATACCTACACACCGCTGGAACTGGGGGCACGCTATCATACCAATACTGATTCCACGGTATTCCGCATCATTGCTCCACGCGCAGACAGCGTCGTGCTCTACCTGTACAGCGAACGCACTGGTGCGCACACCGCCCGTCACCCGATGCGGCGCAACAGCGACGGGAGCTGGGAGCATGCACGTAATGGTGACCTGGAGGGCAGCTGGTACGATTTCACCGTGCACGGTCCGCCGGACCCGGGAAATGAGTTTTTCGAACAGATGCCGGTGCACATTAGTGATCCCTGGGCACGGGTGAGTGACGACAGCTTCGGGCGCTCCCGCGTTCGTCGTCCCGAGACTCCCCCACCTCCGGTGAAAGGCGGACGACCGAAAATGGAAGATGTCATCGCCTA
Proteins encoded in this region:
- a CDS encoding M24 family metallopeptidase → MDLTAIQSALREAGLDGWLFYDFHNRDAIAARILKMDTSRFASRRWFYFIPAQGEAQKLVHRIEPWRCDHLPGEKHVYLPWPQLRQLLKDMLGDAKKVAMQYSPLNNIPYVSIVDAGTVDLIRSFGVEVVSSGDLVGRFEAHLSMDDWDSHKEAGEVMQMVKDETFREVARRIKAGQRPREVEIQHFMHDLMRTNGMHWEDGPIVAINEHAADPHFEPTEENSVEMKEGDLLLLDLWAKKNKPGAIYYDITWMGYIGTDVPQRITDIFNVARDARNAGLQMVRERFASGTQLAGWEVDDAVRKVIVDAGYGEYFVHRTGHNIGLEVHGNGGHIDNLETMDERLILPGTCFSIEPGIYMEHEKLGFRTEIDVFVTDEGAVEVTGAIQEHVIPILTLS
- a CDS encoding sodium:solute symporter family protein codes for the protein MYTYMFVILAYLIALTAYNFYQARKVKTQDDMMVAGRSLGVTKMVFTLVCTWIGSGTFIAGAEYAFRAGWSSMWMPAGAWAGIAIIYFLAAKIRTFGQYTIGDILEERYGKFARLFGAVVLVIAFTTIVSYQFRAGGYILNVITDGAISVEMGQALAAAFVILFTAIGGMIAVAHTDLPNGIIIVLACIIAVPFVVVTAGGFGAPAEVLPASHMMLISPEFGQYPFLKGFSYFLATMFLLLGVQSMYQKFYSAKTAADAKKAVALWIVGTIVVETVVIVIAIYAASYFWNDTSIDPAAIVLHAARNMVPAPVGLLLLGAAVVVVLSTGMNYLLSPSTNLMRDIYQRFINPDAPQQRMVALQKVLIVVLGFAAFLMIFIPTVLKSEISVLKYAYFAYTLYGVAITPALLAALAWKRATKMGGLASIISGAFMAIVFDIVIPYGFPQVMVSGDPWGIPSIYPALFVSISALVIVSYMTPKPDAKLLEKLFPQQT